One window from the genome of Moorena sp. SIOASIH encodes:
- a CDS encoding RluA family pseudouridine synthase yields the protein MTPQVSIKFLQVQETSESTGSTPSYRLDSYIAQQTPDLSRSRIQKLIEQGNVQVNDQVCISKKAKVQLGDRISLTIPDAKPLELQPEVIPLDILYEDEVLIIINKPAGLVVHPAPGHESGTLVNALLAHCPNLTGIGGVQRPGIVHRLDKDTTGAIAIAKTDQAHGHLQAQLQAKTAQRQYLGVVYGAPSAESGTINRPIGRHPVDRKKMAVVPVEKGGRPAITHWQVRERLGNYTLIHFQLETGRTHQIRVHSSYIGHPIVGDPVYSSARSVGVNLPGQALHAWRLQLKHPVSEEWIEFVAPPPLALIKLLDLLRLRFS from the coding sequence ATGACCCCTCAGGTTTCTATCAAATTCTTGCAAGTTCAGGAAACTAGCGAGTCTACTGGTTCAACTCCCAGTTATCGCCTTGACAGCTATATTGCCCAACAAACACCCGACTTGTCTCGCTCTCGTATCCAGAAGCTGATTGAACAAGGCAACGTGCAAGTGAATGATCAGGTGTGTATCTCAAAAAAAGCTAAAGTTCAGCTAGGCGATCGCATATCCCTGACCATACCTGACGCTAAACCTCTGGAATTACAACCGGAAGTCATCCCCTTAGACATTCTTTATGAAGATGAGGTTCTGATTATTATCAACAAACCGGCTGGTTTGGTAGTTCATCCCGCACCTGGTCATGAAAGTGGTACTCTTGTCAATGCCCTTTTAGCCCACTGTCCTAATCTGACAGGTATTGGTGGTGTTCAGCGTCCAGGCATTGTCCACCGCTTGGATAAGGATACAACTGGTGCAATTGCGATCGCAAAAACTGACCAGGCTCATGGACATCTACAAGCCCAACTCCAAGCCAAAACTGCTCAAAGACAATATTTAGGTGTAGTCTATGGTGCTCCCTCTGCCGAGTCTGGCACCATTAACCGACCAATTGGACGGCATCCTGTAGACCGCAAGAAAATGGCTGTCGTGCCAGTAGAAAAAGGGGGACGCCCAGCGATTACCCATTGGCAAGTCCGAGAACGACTGGGCAACTATACCCTGATCCATTTCCAATTAGAAACTGGTCGCACCCACCAAATTCGTGTCCACAGTAGCTATATTGGTCATCCCATTGTTGGAGACCCCGTTTACAGCAGTGCTCGTTCTGTCGGTGTCAATCTACCGGGTCAAGCACTTCACGCTTGGCGGCTACAACTAAAGCATCCAGTTTCTGAGGAGTGGATTGAGTTTGTTGCCCCTCCCCCCCTAGCGTTGATCAAACTCTTAGACTTGCTACGACTTCGCTTCAGCTAG
- a CDS encoding phycobilisome rod-core linker polypeptide, giving the protein MAIPLLGYAPVTQNARIDGYEIPGEEQPRIYSTENLLSPGDMDALIEAGYRQIFFHAFASDREPFLESQLRFGQITVRDFIRGLLLSETFKTSFYDKNSNYRVVEQCVQRVLGRDIYGEREKLAWSIIIATKGIQGFVDQLLDSEEYMENFGYNTVPYQRRRVLPGRPQGETPFNIKSPRYNEYYRAVLGFPQIIWQTQVRSYIPQDKKAKAGDPSLYMGMARDLSPQGNTIPRVSAVNIDYESLVPYRSQNKELAEAKS; this is encoded by the coding sequence GTGGCTATTCCTTTACTAGGCTACGCCCCTGTGACGCAGAATGCGCGCATAGATGGGTATGAGATACCAGGAGAAGAGCAACCCAGAATTTATTCCACTGAAAACTTGCTCTCCCCCGGGGACATGGATGCCCTAATCGAGGCAGGATACCGTCAGATTTTCTTCCATGCCTTTGCTTCGGATCGTGAACCGTTCCTGGAGTCCCAACTCCGCTTCGGTCAGATCACAGTACGGGACTTCATTCGTGGGTTGTTGCTTTCTGAAACCTTCAAGACCAGCTTCTATGACAAAAACAGCAACTATCGCGTTGTAGAACAGTGCGTGCAGCGGGTGCTTGGACGTGATATCTATGGCGAAAGAGAAAAATTAGCCTGGTCAATTATAATTGCCACAAAGGGCATCCAAGGCTTCGTCGATCAACTGCTCGACAGCGAAGAGTACATGGAGAATTTTGGGTACAACACCGTCCCCTATCAACGGCGTCGAGTGCTTCCTGGTCGGCCTCAGGGTGAAACACCATTCAACATCAAATCTCCACGTTACAACGAATACTACCGTGCAGTACTGGGCTTCCCACAAATCATTTGGCAGACCCAGGTGCGCAGTTATATCCCACAAGACAAGAAGGCCAAGGCAGGGGATCCGTCTCTGTATATGGGCATGGCACGGGATCTGTCTCCCCAAGGCAACACTATCCCACGAGTGTCAGCTGTAAACATCGACTACGAATCCTTAGTGCCATATCGGTCTCAGAACAAGGAACTAGCTGAAGCGAAGTCGTAG